The genomic interval CGTGGCGCGCAAGATGAATCTTGCGTTACGCCTAAAACCCGATCACCGCATCCGCATCGCACGCCATGTCGTTGAACGCCGCGCCGCCGATCATCTCCACGCCTTCGATCATATCGTCCATGGTGTAGCCGTGCAGGTCAAGCGAAGGCTGGCAGACGAGAAAACGCACGCCGATTTCCGCCGCCTGTTCGATGAAGAATTTCAACTCTTTGCCGCCGCCTCCCTTGCGCGGGATGA from Candidatus Defluviilinea gracilis carries:
- a CDS encoding DsrE family protein → MSVWKTNDPDVKKILYVQTHGEADPERTATPFFLATAGAAMDNEVCIYFTMNGPQCVAKDNGDKIIIPRKGGGGKELKFFIEQAAEIGVRFLVCQPSLDLHGYTMDDMIEGVEMIGGAAFNDMACDADAVIGF